The DNA region ATATTTTTTAATAAATACTTCCGACATTAGGAGGGAAAAAAGGATGGCTGCTCATAAATTTCGTTTCTCAATACCAATGGTGTACCTGGTTCTGATAATGATTGCATGGATTGCTCCTACAAGAGACGCTCAGGGAGGCACATTATATCAATATATCGATAAGGACGGCTCCGTCGTCCTTACCGATAATCCCCCGCCAGGAGTCAAAGCCAAACCCATGGAGTCATCGCCCGACATGACGGGAAATCAAAAATCAGATCAGGAAAAAGAATCAGACTCAACACTACAAAAGTACCGGGAGGCCGATGCGAAAAGGAATGAAAAACGGGGAAACATCAGAGCTCTTCGGGAAGAATTGGAGACAGCGCAAAGTAACGAGGCAAAGTACAGGTCAAACATGAATCAGGCCCACGGTTTTGCCCAAAGAAGTCACTGGCGTAAGATGGTCGATGAACAACTAAAAGAGATTGAAGAAAAAAAGAAGAAGATCGAAGAACTCGAAAGCCAGCCATGACGGAAAGCGTATGTACTCTACACCGCACTGTATAATGATCTAAATTGCCGGCAACCCCC from Deltaproteobacteria bacterium includes:
- a CDS encoding DUF4124 domain-containing protein gives rise to the protein MAAHKFRFSIPMVYLVLIMIAWIAPTRDAQGGTLYQYIDKDGSVVLTDNPPPGVKAKPMESSPDMTGNQKSDQEKESDSTLQKYREADAKRNEKRGNIRALREELETAQSNEAKYRSNMNQAHGFAQRSHWRKMVDEQLKEIEEKKKKIEELESQP